The region taatttttaaagatttttttgatgaaatattgTCAATTAGATCTCTAATTCTTAATTGTTTTTCAACTGGTAAGTGCAGTGTTAAGCtttgtgaattaattaaaaaacctaaaaatgtACATTGCCTTGAAGGTTGCATTTTActtttatcataatttattatgaaaccTAAGCATTTGAGGACTTGAATTATATGTGCTGTGTTAGCTTTACATTCTGCATATGAAGCAGCTATACATTGTATGTCATCAAGGTAATTTACAACAATATATCCTAATTTACGAAAGTAGGTAATTACTGGTTTTAAAAGTTTTGTAAAAGTGTTAGGAGCCGTACAAAGGCCATAGGGCAATGCTTTAAATTCATACAATTTATCAAATCTAaatcttaaatattttctatggtGATCTGCAATAGGGACCAAGAGGTAGGCCTCTTTTAAGTCTATTGTTGTCATGTAATGATTTTTGTCAATAAGTCTGATAGAGGTTCGAATATCCTCCATTTTAAAGTGTGTTGTATACACAAATTTATTTAagggttttaaatttaatataaaacgaAATTTTCCATTTGGCTTGGGAACCAGAAATATATGGGATAAGTACTGCCCAGGTGTGTCGTTACATGGTTGTATTGCACCTAAAAATAAGAGGTTAGATATGGCTTCCTGTAAGTTTTTATCATTCAGGTCAGGTATATTTGGTAGCGTAGTCTGTGTGGGTATTTTATGAAAGGGAATTTCATAACCCTGTATCCATTGTAAAATATGATGGTCTTTAGTTAGGATACTCCAACACCTAATGTAGTGTGTGAGGTTTCCTGCATGTACCTGTAAGTTATTTATCGCCGACCCCGAGCACGCTGGTAGCTCCTCTCCGGACGGTGTGCCTGTGGACGTCGTGCTGAGGGCTGTGCAGGCTTCTTCTGTTGGGATGATGGTGGAGCTGGACGTCGTAGTCCGCCTCGACCCATCATCTTCGACTGTGTATATGCACGAGGCGGACCATTCCAGTTTCCCTGTCGGGGTGCTGGCTTTGTAGGTATTGGTTGGGGTCGTTTGATTTGCTGGCTGGACTTTTCTATTGTGATTTTGTCTTTTATTCGGTCTGACAAGTTTGTACCAAACAGAAACTCATCTCTTGTCACTTCTTCagtcatttttgaaaaatttttgtCAAGTAATGGTGCTATTAACACTTTCCTTGTGATATTTTCTCCATGGTGTAAGTCAGTTAATATGCGGCCAGTGTCGCTAAGAAGTTTCATTATCTTGATGTTGTCTGGAGATTCCTTAAGTAATTCTGTAATGGCCAGTCCAAGCGCTGTCAAGGCTAATCCGAGTTCCTTTTGTTTGTTAGCTAAAGTTTTGTCACGATTTTTGCAGGCTTCATTGATAGCTGCGTTTACCTCTCCATTTAATAATGGAGGTGACAGGAGCTGGCAGTTTTCTGGCACTAGGTATGCCTTGAGCATGAGTTCTTTTTCCTCTTTTCTAATGCCATTTTTGAGGGTTTCTGACCATTTAGATGCCAATTCGGCTAAAATGTTTGGTCCCCATCTATTTGGGGTTACCTCATCTAGCCCCAGTGCTAGCAGCAATGGGTTCGGTTGTGGTTGGATGTGCCCTTCAGTGTCTGCCTCGGTATCAGGAGCTGCGTCCGAGGGcacgtcgtcgtcgtcgttgtCTTCTGGGCCTGTGTCATCCTCGCGTGCTGCGTCGTCTTCATGGATTGTACCGTCCTCAGGGCCTACAAGCcaaataaacgatttttataacaaccaaaaagaaaaaaacttcgTGTCACGCACGTGTTGTTTTAGGTTATGTCATTTCCGGTTCACTATTTTAGGCATGTACCTGACTAGGGGAGCAGTCAGATGGGCTATGTGTCTCGCACTTTGCCTTTTAAAAATACCAAGAAGGACAT is a window of Choristoneura fumiferana chromosome 8, NRCan_CFum_1, whole genome shotgun sequence DNA encoding:
- the LOC141430227 gene encoding uncharacterized protein; translated protein: MDKQQKITKYERKIEKLRKKIRKNAGRRSRSRTRSRSPLQTRAGPSAPRRIVTEYDKGPEDGTIHEDDAAREDDTGPEDNDDDDVPSDAAPDTEADTEGHIQPQPNPLLLALGLDEVTPNRWGPNILAELASKWSETLKNGIRKEEKELMLKAYLVPENCQLLSPPLLNGEVNAAINEACKNRDKTLANKQKELGLALTALGLAITELLKESPDNIKIMKLLSDTGRILTDLHHGENITRKVLIAPLLDKNFSKMTEEVTRDEFLFGTNLSDRIKDKITIEKSSQQIKRPQPIPTKPAPRQGNWNGPPRAYTQSKMMGRGGLRRPAPPSSQQKKPAQPSARRPQAHRPERSYQRARGRR